In Apium graveolens cultivar Ventura chromosome 10, ASM990537v1, whole genome shotgun sequence, the following are encoded in one genomic region:
- the LOC141690703 gene encoding uncharacterized protein LOC141690703 — MFLAAVARPQFDQDNNTLFDGKIGIFLFVYKEPFQRSSKNRIARTLETKACTSITKDVYRSCLLLQVLPQIRQKWPLLSSPTTYIQQDNARAHLSMDDDEFVRAVKQDGFDINLVCQPPNSPDLNVLDFGFFRSIQTLQHQEAPKNIDELQAVVEKAFNELSPRCLNNVFLSLKSCMVEIIKSFGDNRYKLPHIGKGHLARVGNLPVTMTCDFVDVQQAVVVLQTQ, encoded by the coding sequence ATGTTTCTCGCGGCGGTTGCTCGTCCTCAATTTGATCAGGATAACAATACATTGTTTGATGGTAAAATTGGAATTTTTTTGTTTGTGTATAAAGAACCATTTCAAAGAAGTAGTAAAAATCGGATCGCCCGCACACTAGAAACGAAGGCATGCACATCGATTACCAAAGATGTTTATAGATCATGTTTACTCCTTCAAGTCTTACCTCAAATTCGACAGAAATGGCCTCTTTTATCCTCACCAACTACATACATCCAACAAGATAATGCTAGGGCTCATTTAAGTATGGATGATGATGAATTTGTACGTGCGGTAAAGCAAGATGGGTTTGATATTAACTTGGTTTGTCAACCACCAAATAGCCCAGATCTAAATGTACTGGATTTTGGTTTTTTTAGATCGATACAAACACttcaacaccaagaagctccaAAAAATATCGATGAATTACAAGCTGTTGTAGAAAAGGCTTTCAATGAATTATCTCCACGTTGCCTTAATAATGTGTTTTTGTCACTCAAATCATGCATGGTTGAGATTATCAAGTCTTTTGGCGATAATAGATATAAATTGCCTCACATTGGTAAGGGTCATCTAGCTCGTGTGGGTAATCTTCCTGTGACCATGACTTGTGATTTTGTTGATGTCCAACAAGCTGTTGTTGTTTTACAAACCCAGTAG